One genomic segment of Caldimonas brevitalea includes these proteins:
- a CDS encoding LytR/AlgR family response regulator transcription factor translates to MLRVLIVDDEELARLRMRALVGECEAPAAEVVGEAGNAVQALSWLSQQTCDVVLLDIQMPGADGTQLAAQLREQEQAPAVIFVTAHPEHAVTAFDLEAVDYLTKPVRRERLQAALARAAERLKARGSAAADDGEPVFIVNDRGRVTRVPVAEVLYLKAELKYVTLRTVRHTYVLDDSLSELEERLGERFLRIHRNALVARKAVRALERRLAPAEDEDGGKEGWAVRLDGIDEWLAVSRRQVAAVRDALTRQGL, encoded by the coding sequence ATGTTGAGGGTGCTGATCGTAGACGACGAAGAGCTGGCGCGCCTGCGCATGCGGGCGCTGGTGGGCGAATGCGAAGCGCCGGCCGCCGAAGTGGTGGGCGAAGCCGGCAATGCGGTGCAGGCGCTGAGCTGGCTGTCGCAGCAGACCTGTGACGTGGTGCTGCTGGACATCCAGATGCCGGGTGCTGACGGTACCCAACTGGCCGCGCAGTTGCGCGAGCAGGAGCAGGCGCCGGCTGTCATCTTCGTGACCGCCCATCCCGAGCATGCAGTGACTGCCTTCGACCTGGAGGCGGTCGACTACCTGACCAAGCCGGTGCGTCGCGAGCGCTTGCAGGCCGCGCTGGCGCGCGCGGCGGAGCGGCTCAAGGCGCGTGGCTCCGCCGCCGCCGACGACGGCGAACCGGTCTTCATCGTCAACGACCGTGGCCGCGTGACGCGTGTGCCGGTCGCCGAAGTGCTCTATCTGAAGGCGGAGCTGAAGTACGTGACGCTGCGCACTGTCCGCCACACTTATGTGCTGGACGACTCGTTGTCGGAACTCGAAGAGCGCCTTGGCGAGCGCTTTCTGCGTATCCACCGCAACGCGCTGGTGGCCCGCAAGGCGGTGCGCGCACTCGAGCGGCGCTTGGCGCCCGCGGAGGACGAAGACGGTGGCAAGGAAGGCTGGGCGGTGCGCCTGGACGGCATCGACGAATGGCTGGCGGTGTCGCGCCGCCAGGTGGCGGCGGTGCGCGACGCGCTGACCCGGCAGGGCCTTTGA